A single genomic interval of Pseudomonadales bacterium harbors:
- a CDS encoding glutaredoxin family protein: MSTDLPERGTLPAELVLYHTAGCHLCELADALIAPLVLAAGMRLARVDIADSEYLLERYGIRIPVLRSSGEHAAEIGWPFDAAAVLQLLEALSRTSSNRRDQAPR; encoded by the coding sequence TTGAGCACCGATCTTCCGGAGCGCGGGACGCTCCCGGCGGAACTCGTTCTCTACCACACGGCGGGATGCCATCTCTGCGAGCTGGCCGATGCACTGATTGCGCCACTGGTGCTGGCCGCCGGGATGCGCCTCGCTCGCGTCGATATTGCCGACAGCGAGTATCTGCTGGAGCGTTACGGAATACGGATCCCGGTGCTGCGCAGCAGCGGTGAACACGCAGCCGAGATCGGCTGGCCGTTCGACGCTGCGGCGGTGCTGCAACTGCTCGAGGCGCTCAGCCGAACATCTTCGAACCGTCGCGACCAAGCGCCTCGCTGA
- a CDS encoding NAD(P)H nitroreductase yields the protein MDALDALLNRVSCQRLIDPSPQGAEREQIFGAALRAPDHGHLRPWRFLVVEGDARHRLGAALVAALRAARPQADAQVLEKLAAAPLRAPLVIVLVARTVEHPKVPRIEQMLSLACAVQNMQLAAYALGFGSIWRTGDVTYVDPLATHLGLEAGDRVAGFLYLGTPQVPPREPVALDPAEFFVHWRATGS from the coding sequence ATGGACGCACTGGATGCGCTGCTGAACCGTGTTTCCTGTCAGCGTCTGATCGATCCGTCACCGCAGGGTGCCGAGCGTGAACAGATCTTTGGTGCTGCACTGCGTGCGCCGGACCACGGGCATCTGCGACCGTGGCGATTCCTGGTCGTCGAAGGTGATGCACGTCACCGGCTCGGCGCGGCACTGGTGGCAGCGCTGCGCGCTGCGCGCCCGCAGGCGGACGCGCAGGTGCTGGAGAAACTGGCTGCGGCGCCACTGCGCGCTCCGCTGGTGATCGTGCTGGTTGCGCGCACGGTCGAGCACCCGAAGGTGCCTCGAATCGAGCAGATGCTGTCGCTTGCCTGTGCCGTGCAGAACATGCAGCTTGCGGCATACGCGCTGGGGTTTGGCAGCATCTGGCGCACCGGGGACGTGACTTACGTCGATCCGCTGGCCACACACCTCGGGCTGGAGGCGGGCGATCGGGTCGCCGGATTCCTGTATCTGGGAACCCCGCAAGTGCCGCCGCGCGAGCCGGTCGCGCTCGATCCGGCAGAGTTTTTCGTGCACTGGCGGGCGACAGGGTCTTGA